Genomic DNA from Lycorma delicatula isolate Av1 chromosome 5, ASM4794821v1, whole genome shotgun sequence:
CAGACTATGAAAGAGAAGCCTCATGTTTTGTGCAAAACACTCTTGTTTCATATCAGATCGGGACCTTGTCCTCAGGTCCACCTGAATCAGCCATATATCAGTTACaagtttatataaaacaaaaacaaaataaataactgaatcaagaaataataaccgtaaaaataaattattaaacttacaaAACACAGCACCCGAAAAATCCAGtacaaaaattattctaagtGCAGATGTAAACAACAACCCTGATggagggaaaaaaattattcaaaatttttgtacTCTGAACcgctaatataaaaaataatttaaataagattataaaagtcGACATAATAAACTCTGTAAGCCGAATGTAAACAGAGATGGAAATGAAATAAACACAGCTGCTTTCCAGTCATCAAGCCCTGATAACCATAGGCTAAGAagcatttttataagtataaaacaccaaaaacgatttaaaacaaataacaaacaacaaattaACAATGAATACAGCAATTAACACCATGGAACTGAGTAAAAACACTCATACAAGTGCAAAAAATGTGCAAAACAACAAACAGGAAACAAAACAAACTCAAATAAACTCTAAAGacacaacaaaaatacaacagAACGATggagaaaatgcaaaaaaataaaacttaataatgaaaacaaaaaccataaacagaaaaacaagTACTATTTCACCGAGTGAAAATTCAGTCATCTCGAGAGCTTAACAACAACAGTTTAACATACttggaaataaaaacatatacgttcaagaaattaataaataaattacttcatatatatcttgaataaaatgttagggataattaattttatttataataacaaattaccagaacatattttgttactattatagTGATTGTCATAATTAGATATGGtgcaagtcattgcaaattaattgatgtgacttttGGAGTACACTACTTTGGTTGCTGATGTGAGGAGAAATGGCTTTGTGATGTTAAGAGCAATGGAGGGGATGCCATAGCATACTACGGACTagccttcagatattacatacactttattttattcactgtaaTAAAAACGgactatctaaaaaaaagttgactattttttaattagttgaaaaTAATGATCAATCAGGGTAGATTtcatccatataaaaaaaaattttgaaaactaaattgTTCTAACAATCATTTAttctgaacatttatttttctttttttcatacaaaagtgACATAAGAGACTAATCTAGTAATGGGTTTGGTTTATATATAGTTTACAGTTAAGTTACGTTCTAcacaattttagagaaaaataattgtttttcttaattaaggaATTTTGTACGTATTCTCCAATGATTCTTTTATTTCTAGAGTTAAAACACTGTTGGTTGTTTCTTATATTAGAGGAATTCAACACAAAatcatgacaaaaaatatatgCTTCTGTTTAGGGAGAAATTTCAATCTCCCAAGAAATTGTTTGCAGGTTAGATCTTCTGGAAAGAACCTTGAAGTTACATCAAGTGTGGAGTTTTTTGTTGTGTACTGGAGTTTCTAGAAAGGTAGATCATTCCTTCTTGAGCGCCCGCTCCTTTTCCTTATCCTTAATTTCTCCATTTTGTTACTGTGAGTGTATGTGTGACCCTATTATGTCCATCCTAATGATATGATGACAAGTAGCAATCTTGAATACAACAATCCAGGACTCTTGTTTCATTGGTGACTGCATAATAAGTCTAATAATAGCTGAAGTGCCAGTTGGGTGAAGCCAAACCTTCtaattcttctaaaaattataataagcgtaagatattgtaaataaatgagtGCATTGTCAAAGTATAgcattcatattatattttttatattcttcataacTCTTTTATTCTCATTATCTCCCtcaaatgtgttattttttaaaataaacatcattattaattttatatgatgaaCTCAACTCATTTgcataacaaatttgtttataattatttggctttaattttaacaaatacagcCAGCCATCTTTATTATTATCCAATCTAAAacatgtaatatgtatttttattattccttatttttgCCTTGAGatataatactgttttatatcagtgtattttttttatctcctactagTATCAAATACATAGCATTTTCCCCCATTGATGTTATAAACACTGaacaagtgtttaaaaaaattaagggtgcAGTAAATAAGTTGGAAGTAATATTAGTTGTTAATAAGGTCATACACATGTGAACAAAATTCCCCTTAATGAAAATCAGTATataaaagtagttataaaaaaatacattaagataAACCTTAAACGATGTATTTGTAATCCAAACTGCTATCTATTGAATTAGAAATCAACTACCTTAAAGTACTATCATTTTCTCCAATGGTAACTTGTTGAATCATCACGCTTTTccgattaaaataacattatcattttattatatttaaagaacttTCTTTATATATGTCATAGTAATCCCACATTATTATGTAGTACTCTGTATAGCTCATTCATTctctacataaaatatattatgacatTTTTTGAAAGTCTTCTATTCtggaaaaaactgtataaaacatatagtttcttagtttttctcttaattctttttacctgccaaaaattattcaaactgctcatttttattaactaggaaacgtaaattaatttaataaattattgtatgctttcctataaaaaaaaaatagtgcgtGGGTTTATTTGTTGTGtatgctcacatttttactttAGCTACCCAGAGCAGCACCGGGCAGCTGCACACAGCGCACAAacaattcatttgtttaaataatttatctaaaattatatttgtgttggggataaaaaaggaaacgttgggggttagagctgtgtttaaaaaatcacaactcaagaaataactaaaaatgtcTAGGATTTTGTAGCTTTccattgaaaaatttttgttgttgttagtatgctaaattcatgaacattatttagttacaattggcaaaatcatgttcatgtgtaatgaaacaaacTAAATAACATTTTCACAACGGGCCCGTCTTTTTCCTAGTGTTAATAGTAAAGAATTGTACTAAGCAAAACTAATTCTACTTTTTGGACAGATCTTATTTAATTCATTggaaataacataaacaaaagcatataaaatatttcttttttgtaataccaatctttcttaaatattttttagggcTAAGGACAAGGAAAAGTAGCAGAATTTTTATGTATGGATACACTTTTCAAAGACATATTGTCTATAGGACACCAGCAACTCAAGATACAATTAAAAGGTCATCTCTCCATTTACTACATGGTGGCGTACAAAATGatccaacaatttttttgttaaaaaatatttatttgaatcgcaatacagaaaagCAAAATACatgtgtttactatatacctggagattatgttctgcttatcacatgtttaATACAACCACCATCACTTACTTTTACTTCTTCAACATGAACTCCTATGTTAATAACCCAACGACACATATCTTTGGTTATCCCATAGCACACCTCAATGATCAACACTCACAGTTCCATCACTTATGAGGatatttagggaaaatcttttcctttagaaatccccaaagaaaataatcacacgaaTTCAAATCAGGATTATTCTGTCCACACCCAAAACAATTagaaaatcagtttgaaatgacatttacaCTAAAAGTTTCATGTATATAgtttaaaacaacattagctgtgtgtgTTGTGGTTCCTTTCTGCGTGCGCCACTCATTTTCTAATTGAACTCTTTTGCAAGAACtgagtaacaaaatttttatgcagcatgtttagataacgttcactgtttattgtctgttcaaaaaagaatggtcctGTTACCAgatgacttgagatagcggcccatACTGTAATTCTTGAAGCATGATGCATCTTTTCATGAAACACATGTGGATTTTTGGAAATccaaaaatgcacattttgtttgttaacaaccCTGTGTAGGTAAAAATGTgtctcatctgaaaaccaaacattgttcaacaatacatcTCGGTTCACAGCCCATTCAATGAATGCCATTCATTGATGTATATTGTCAAccattaatttaggcaacactgatATTTTGTTTGGATACAAAtgcaatcagtttttaaaattcgctgtaCAGAtcacctagaaatcccaagttgtgctgctgcttttcttctTGATTTGCCCGGGCCCCTTGGCAACGCTGCTCTGACATCTTCAACATTCTGTGGAGAATGAACATTGGCAGACCGTTTGCACTTACTCTCAAACACTGAaccatcattattaattttttcataaagtctacatattgttttaaataagggTGATCACAGAGTTTGAAACTGTGCACGAAACGTCTGTGTAAGTACTACACTTTTcgcttcattaaaaaacaacagtctTTATGCACTATTCAACAATTAGTCTTcgtttgtcagccatcttggaacgatacACAAACAGCACACTCGGAAAGAGAAGAGACTAATAtacatgaactgctgtcacttctgccaacataaaacacattaataattaacataaacaatTATTGACAAAACAAAGTTAGATCATTTTGTGTGCCACTgtatataattagatattttaaaaataattcaccatttttatttatataaaaaattttctcagGCTGCAGGACtatggttaaaatttaattaaaggaaaagtAGCTTAAAATTGTACTAGAATACTTAGTTActggtatatttttttcatagggttcaattaacaacaGTGTCCTAGGATGGTCCACTGGAATATATGATTGATTTTAGATTACTAGAAACTCTTttgttcattacttttatatattattttaaatggattggTGTTTGAGTTCTGTGATATGGAGATCTTAAAGCACATctcctaattaaaataaatgcctTAGTTGCAAAGgagatatttagaaatataaaacaaaggttgtaagtagttgtaaaaataaaacttttttgagttgtataaattttttctaccaaatacaaattcatttttagcaaaacaattttacgtttgattctattttaaaaagttttacttttgtaataaaagtttagaaTCAGTATGAATATCAATAAACGCTATAAACATTCAACGATTACAAATTAACATAAAgtattgtagatattttattatcaagcaatatattcaacatttattaaataattattatttattttttattatatttatgtaaatatatctgTGTGTGTTAATGCTTACAAAGAAACATAGTATGAATAATTGCATAGAATTCTTCCATgttcaaattttcatatattttggtGAATATCAATTGCATTTTGGTGGTCCTAAAATGCTATTGTTCATTTCTATATCAGGCTCATTGAAGAAGGCAATTGAATACCACAAAGTAATTTACCTATTGCTGTAGGGAAATGATGAGCCATTACCTTGTTAAACCTTGCAAGGGATGTTTTTATGTTTGAGAAGaactttttcttaagtaaattgtGACTTAAGCCAAATTGCTTGCAATCATTATGGTTATGTTACCTAATAAAactgtataactatataaaaaaatgtacattgtattaaattatttttggattcacATAATATAATCTTCTTACAgcaaaattttttacaagttaaaaaatttatcttgtttagtatttgtatttaatatacattattatttaatttaagaaatttccttGAAAGGAAGTTTAGTTTGAGTCAAAATCTTCCTGGATATCAAACTGATATTCAGAATCTTCATTAAAGAATGGTGGTTTTAAACatgtattaaatgaaaacaaaaatgcttTCAGTTGATGTTGTTTACTTAtcaaatttgtcatctcaaacagtttttcttacataattaataaatttcaatatgtgccaTTAGTCACTCAGTAAATCTCCAATTGATACTCAGTTTTCTGCCCATTCCTGAATTAACATATCTTCTGTTATGGTTACAACTGcttctttaattctttcctttAAGTGGCATATGtcatgtatttttcaattttttttataaaactttgtgaattgttATTTTCGAAATATCTAAGTCAAGGCTTTGACGAGAGATAGATTTGTTAGACTCCTGATTGCAGATTGTTCAACAGTTAATTGAATCAACAGTTTATTGTTAACTGTTAACAGTTAATTGTTCAACAGTTAATTATAAACTGATAATTTGTTCAACAGTTTCATCTGATACTCGTGGTCTGCCAGTTGATGTTTCCTTGAGAAAGAACCAGTTTCTTCGAATTATTTGAACCAATCATACGTTATTTTTATGTGGTggctatttttcattttaacgtCAAAAGGCATGCTGAACTAAAATTACAGACTTTAATTCTGCCCGCCACAAAACACACATAGCTTTTTTTTGAACAGTGAACATAATAATGAACCTTCAATAATAATGAACACTTCCGCAATAATACAAATCTACTGCGGTGGTTTGAACTGCTGTTACACAAACGTTTAGGTTGGAGACTATCAGGGCTaccaaaataacttttcaaaatttccctTCTGCTTTgatcctttttttaacctctgggactactgttaggtattgcttcagaggatgaaatgaatgaaatttttatagcatgtgaaaatgcttTGCCTGACAggaattcaaacccagaacctccggatgaaaggtcgagatgctaccattcaCACCACAGAAATCAGCATCTGAATTAGAGAAAGTCCAACTTTCTTTTATGATTTGCCGAGCAACTAATGGTGCCCAATTCAAATTTTTAGTTATGTAAGAAAACTATATGAGAtgagaaatttgataaataaacatcaactgtaggtatttttgttttcatttaatccatgtTCAAAACCCCACTATTCTTGTATGAAGATCCTACATTTTAATTAGGAGTTAACAAAATTACTAACAGACATCAGAGCAGTTGGTATGAATCTCTTGTTGAGTGATTACTTTGCAGTAAGGCATAGCTGTTACCAGTATCTACTATTAAcgacaatttttcaaattaatctttGCATTGTGTTCAATTTAATTTGGAACAtggaagttttataaatatacaaatgaaatataaacaaaatgattattattgtatttaaaaatatttaatacataaattttgtattgtattagttattcaattatattattgtattattattattattattatattattattattattattattattgtatttgtattattgtattcaAGTTATTCAATTTGTGGATTTTTTCTTCAGAttggattttttgtttattttaattttaatggaataaatttacacctttttttttggaTCAGTCTTGCAACTTTGTTTATTGATATAATGAAGCAATCTGAGTTGTGTAATCCTGTTATCAGGTTAAAATTGTTGttcacttatattaaattttttgtaaattataaaaatacttgtttataaataaataagacagctgattttatatacatttatcaaAAGTTTGCGATCAGTTTTTATACAGGTGATTAAAAAGCCCCGACTAaatacctttttgtttttttttattttgataattaattcaccatataactAGAAAGCTTGTGCCATAGGAATATTAATTCTTACTTATAACTGCACAGATTCCACCAAGAActataaatacattaatgtaGAAGTGGATAAAAACGGttgtaataaaagaatttcaaattCATAGCTTCAGAAGTTCAAGACAAAATCTCTTTTCGATAAATATATTGTATCGTACAATCATCAGTCGTTAAGTGAAGAAGGACAGGATATTGAGACAGAAATCATTTCAAAGTATCATTCAACTTTTAACAACATACACTGTACAAAAACATCGACATGATTGCGAGATATGTGTAAAATTAtcatagtaatttatattttatgataaacttaACAAGACTGAAAGATTGTAATTGGTATTCCACCATCTCTTCACTAAGCAGGGAAATTGATGTTTGTAACTCCTGTAAACATCGATTTCCCTGCTTAGTGAAGAGATGTATTCCCACagaaaggaattaattaatttgtccCTTTCTGCTGTTTATTCAATTCTCTTCTTATGACTGTGATACATACAAATTATCTGATATAAATGGTGCACTAGTcgtaaaatactttttgtaagAATGATGTATATTGTACTGTCATTCCctattataaacaaacaattgAATGGATTCAATATTTAATGGTGAATATAATGTGGATTTCACTTTTAGAACTGAAAATTACCTACATTGGGTTTGGCATCATCATAAGTATAAgtgtaattaactttaatcaaGGCATCAGGAAGCTAATTCatttcttatttgaaataaacCTATCATCAGATGCTAGTTATTGTTGTGTATAATTATgctatttttatgaatgattgtTTCACACCAGTTCGAATACCACAAACCTTTAATGTTAtgctataaaacataaaaaatctttttatgtttaagtgtttaatttaagtgttacATCACTCAAACAAAGTTAAAAGATTGATTCATAGATTAAGgtgattttctttaatataaaaattataaatataattttctatagtattatataattaaaggaataaatcataaaaaattattttcttaaatagctttataaataactagcttttatttttgtatataacttatatataaataatatattattaattattcttataattattgttttattaagtaattaagtaatcttttattatttattattgttttatttttaatgccatttgttgttttattattatccaaCTGTAGTCTGGATagatttttgcattaatttttgaagtttatcCTAAGATGAACTTTACGCAAAGtttcttaacaataaattattgtgtcttatatattattttagtgaacTATTTTAACGCTCATGGACAGTTCTAGGAGGCATGTTTGAAAAAATGTCTGTGGTCATTTTTGCACCTGAATGTAAAACCACTAATGTAGTTTGCAGGGAAGTGTTCAAAATCCATATTATCTGCGCCACTGCAAATAATATGGATTGTCAATAAAATCTGTAGTAAAAAACATTCCCAGAATAAAGTCAGATGCTATAAACAATTTGATaagattaaagtattattaaagcCAAAGGTAAATCGACCAATTTACCCACTAAAATATCCATCTTTAAATTacggtagaatttaaaaaatcttatgtttctttaaaagacttatttttttaacgttttctatattcagatttatttcaataaccatttaatttactactaaataaatattctgttgtaAGAATTAATAAAGAACTAAAGTGGTAAGGACATAGTCAACTCCCATAAACCTCCATAAGTATGAAGTTGTACCGTGTCATCAAAATACCCATAGTTTCCACCATTACTGTCGGTACATTATAGAGGATTCGatccagtaattatttatttgttcgcACACTTCATACGCAGTACTTGCGTGCAAAAATTCATACAATAGCAGCTGAACAGACATGCTCGCATTGCCTAAAACTTTAGGAATTTGTGTGGTATtacaaggtgctacccaaaagtttggaCAACACGAATGAAGACTAATAATAATGACTTTAAGCATTATTagtctgtaattataattattacaaactaatGTCCATAATAATTATTCTGGGGGATAATGACCCCAGAATCATCATGTCCACAGATTGATTAGAGACGATATTGTTGATAGTAATAGTGATATCTCAGGAAATGAAAGTGAATCTGATAATGTGCGTTTCCTAACGGAGAATATACCATGGCAAACTCTACCAATTTGTGCACACCAGAAAATAGTTTGCAAACCCTTGgtgtttttggtttttaataatgatCTAAGAACACTTTGTAATCAGTTTAATCATCTTCCTGTGGAAGAGGCCAGTGAGCAAACTAATCAGTAGGAGAAGGTTAAACCTTCACCAATTGTATTGTATGGTGTCACTGACGCATGAAAACATtatgaattgttaaaaacaatcGTGACCAAATCCGAGTACAGTATGCGAGTGATTGATAAAAAACAACTGAGAATAATGCTTATAAAAGGATTATTCAATCCCTTAGAGAACACAATCTTATAGGACATGCTTTTACCAGAAAAGACGAGAGATCGTTCTGGATAGTAGTACAGAATTTACACTTCTTGAGTCCAGTCCATGTGATCAAGGAGGGAATTGAAGATCAAGCCCAGATGGTTTGAAGCGTCAACACCACCATTGAATTACAAAGGAACacatactgatttttttatttacctaaaatttcaaaattgtaaaaaaaaaatttcagtcagATATATTGACAACTGCAGTGCTAGGTTTGAAGAACCTAGGTGTTCTGggataacctaccgggttggtttagtggtgaaaacgtcttccaaaatcagcagattaggaagtcaagagttccagtgttttATCGGTAGACATTTCCATGAACTGGTCGTGAATCTCCAAATGGTAACTTAGCAGTTGcagctaataaataaattcagtatcaATCTCttccagaaaaaatttttatcttccgggaaacaCTCGCccactgaatttttagctcaggcaaatgcatcttcatgctattcaaactgtggtgaataataattattctcagtATAATCAAAATTGTTACTTTGAAGACAAGTAATCCAGACATCAAGcctcttaatgaaagcatgaactatgttattaataaaatttggcctgacgaagatttttttttggggggagggtTTTTTGGATTTAGTATCAGGAGACAGCGAAGGCCCGGATCGGTATTGGTCTGGGACAAACAGGAAGTCAGGAAATTTAGAAAAAGTGGTCCCCTTATAATTGTCTTTGTGAAGACTGAATATTTTTCGTGTTCGAGTATCGATACGCCGACTCGCCCCCAAACATCCTTGGGGAAGCATCAGAATGGTCTTCTCTGAGATAAACGACTTCTTTTGTTGATGATCCTTAAACAACATAGGATGCTGTAACAAGAAAACATCCAACCCCCTACTCACGGCGATTTTACCAAGTTCAACCTGAGCAATGTAAGCACCCTACccatttaatttctgaattttaactATCTAAGGGTATTCAATTGTAATACATTACGATAGCCCCCTTAAAACACGCACAATACTTACTATTTACAGAGTGCTTACGGTACTTCCGAAGACGTCTGCAGTAAACACTTGTCGGGCCCACCGACTACATTGAATACTGTTCTCGTTTATGTTTCTCATCATCAAAATGGAAGCACACTACCACCGGATTTTCCACCGTTCAACTGTGTGTCGAAACTGGGAGCACTTGTAGCAACGTTGAACGTCTTCAAGTTCTTTGCCCTTACACAAAGAAAATTCAGTAAACAACCTGCCCCCAGATATGCAATACAAAGAACTTCAGTCAAATTGTACTGgaagacaaataatttttggtaaacaTGTGTTCTgcagaaattcatttttattatctatatatcagtgtttgtttaacttttttataagtgGAACCCTGTTTAATGCCCACCTTTTTTTGTGGAACCCCCTGGTTTGCTTCAATAGTAtggttttaatgcaattttttataaatggattatttgcaataacaatgaaaaaattattttgaacaatatttatttgcttcaaataataattttaa
This window encodes:
- the LOC142324766 gene encoding uncharacterized protein LOC142324766 codes for the protein MKIMKLKMKRCLVDSGAIGKVEDCKVTCTITNPSRSLTENHITSLAERTYRIGCYTPFEEGLRTRKSSRIFMYGYTFQRHIVYRTPATQDTIKRSSLHLLHGGVQNDPTIFLLKNIYLNRNTEKQNTCVYYIPGDYVLLITCLIQPPSLTFTSST